GGAATTTCCTCTTTCGGGATGTAAACGATCTCCGTATGATCGCACTTCGGACACTTCACCTCAACCATAGTGGTTTCTTCTTTTTCTGATGACATAGTGCAGCCCCCTTGAATAATTGCGAAAAGCAGATTTTAAAAAAAAGTAACAAAAAAATAAAGACCTAAGTTAATTTAGACTATATTTTAGCAGAAAACATATAAAATACGTACTAAAAAAATCTTAAAATCAGACAATCACTTAATATGCATTAGCAGCAATTTTGTTCATATTTAACATAGGCTCTATTCATAAAAACAGTCTGTACCCGCTAAACCAAGTTCAAAAGCGAATTAACATCCTGCTCTGTTGTGGCAAACGAACACATAAATCTGCATAATCCTGTCTCTTCGTCCCACACATAAAAGCCAAAGTTTCTTTCAATTTTGCTTATAAGGCTGTCCGGCAAATAAACAAAAACGCCGTTACTGTTAACAGGATAAGCCAGCTTCAGTCCTGCTTTCACAAATCCGGAAGCAAGCTTTGCTGCCATACTGTTTGCTTGTACGGCATTTTCACGCCATATGCCATCACGCAGATACGGGATGAACTGGGCGGACAAATAGCGCATTTTGGAGAAAAGCTGCATCCCCTGCTTGCGGTAATATTTTATATTCTGACCTATTTCAGGGTTCAGCAGTAACACTGCTTCTCCCATAAGCATACCGTTTTTGGTTCCGCCAAATGATACCAGGTCTGCCCCTTTAACAGCTTCCCCCATTGAACAGCCAAGGTGTACTGCAGCATTAGCGAGCCTTGAGCCGTCTATGTGAAGAAGTAAGTTATGTTCGGATGCAAATTTACTAAGAGCTGATACCTCCTGCGGGGAATAGGCAAGCCCTGTCTCCGTTACCTGTGAAATAGAAATAACATACGGCTGAACATGATGCTCGAACCCTTCAGAATGCAGCAGAGGTGTTATATCCTCTGGAGCAAGCTTTCCTAACTCAGTCCTAACACTAATCAGTTTACTGCCGAGAAAACGTTCAGGAGCACCGCACTCATCGACATTAATATGTGCAGATTCAGCACAGATGACTGCCTGAAAAGGAGAGAGCACCGAAGCCAGCGAAATAACATTTGCACCCGTACCGTTCATAACGGGATAAAATTCCGCATCCGCTCCAAACTCCGACCTGATAAGCAGCTTTGCCTCATTTGTCCACTTATCATAACCATACGGCTTTTCAAAACCTGTGTTTGCTTCTTCAAGAACTCTCAGGATCCTGAAATCAACAGGAGCGGTATTGTCACTCATAAATGCTTCATTCATATCGACCTCTAAATTACTTTTGTTAATAAGTATTATAGTATCAACAGACAAATAATTTCAAATTATAAAAAAGAAGGGCAGCGTTTATAAGCTGCCCTGGCAGGTACTTATGTTCTGAATCTGCGCACCAGTGCGGACAGCTCTTCCGTCTGCATCTGTAAATCCCCTATAGTTCTGGAAACTTCCCCGATAGCACCGTTACTCTGCTCAAGTCCGTTGCTCAGGGTCTGCACATTATCATTTATATTATAGATAGCACTGTTCTGTTCGTTAACAGCGCTTTCGATATTCATACTTGAATCAGTAATAAGAGTTACTGCCTCAATGATACTCTCAAACATATCCTCCACATTATTGATACTGACAACACCGTTTTCAACTTTTCCGCTGGCAGCATCCATATTTGCAGACGCAACCCGCGACTCATTCTGAAGATTCAGTATTATAACCTCTATCTCTTTAATCGCATCCTGTGAGCGTTCTGCAAGTTTCCGCACCTCGTCTGCCACCACAGCAAATCCGCGTCCGTGCTCGCCCGCCCGCGCTGCTTCTATGGCTGCATTAAGAGCCAGAAGATTTGTCTGATCTGCAATATCATTTATGACATTCAGAATATTACCAATCTCCAAAGAAGAGTTGGTAAGCTGTTCGATAGTTCTGCTGAGGTCTGAAACCCCTTCTTTTATTGAAGTCATGCAGGACACACTCTCCCCGAGCATAACTTTACCATTATTTATAAACTCATTTGCCTGTCCTGCTCTTTCGGCAACCTGCCGGACGGATATTCCAACTTCTTCCGCAGATGTACTCATTTGTTCAGTAGCCGATGCTATAGTCACAAGCTGACTTGTCTGCTCATTAAAACTCAATGCAAGCTGCTCCGTGGCAGCAGATAGCTCTGTGTTACCGGAAGCAATGCTTTCAGAATTAATCTTTACAGTGCTGATGACGGCATGAAGCTTAGCAATAAAACCATTAAAATAAGTTGCAAGCTTGCCAACTTCATCCTCACTATTAACAGGTAATGTTGCTGTGAGATCACCCTCGCCTTCAGACACGTCTTTAAGCACATCTGACGTACTGGTAAGACTGTTAACAAGGTTAGCTGCAAGCCTGTTACCCACAATAAAACTTATAAACAGTCCAATAAGAATG
This window of the Denitrovibrio acetiphilus DSM 12809 genome carries:
- a CDS encoding threonine aldolase family protein; the protein is MNEAFMSDNTAPVDFRILRVLEEANTGFEKPYGYDKWTNEAKLLIRSEFGADAEFYPVMNGTGANVISLASVLSPFQAVICAESAHINVDECGAPERFLGSKLISVRTELGKLAPEDITPLLHSEGFEHHVQPYVISISQVTETGLAYSPQEVSALSKFASEHNLLLHIDGSRLANAAVHLGCSMGEAVKGADLVSFGGTKNGMLMGEAVLLLNPEIGQNIKYYRKQGMQLFSKMRYLSAQFIPYLRDGIWRENAVQANSMAAKLASGFVKAGLKLAYPVNSNGVFVYLPDSLISKIERNFGFYVWDEETGLCRFMCSFATTEQDVNSLLNLV
- a CDS encoding methyl-accepting chemotaxis protein translates to MRFIRNLSVRIKLYVSFGILLIIISLNGLIGFGGLSGIHNNLEMIFKVELPSIDYLIEADRDYHQMLIAERALLVTPKSSENFKRYLDDYSTNRDQVTMRFGKYEKLSVKEENATIIAQFYKDFAAWKKSSDRVIELVNEGTAESIKEASALSFGKTEALFEKARGSIDALTEQSLANADFNDKESDKYYKTTAVLFSITILIGLFISFIVGNRLAANLVNSLTSTSDVLKDVSEGEGDLTATLPVNSEDEVGKLATYFNGFIAKLHAVISTVKINSESIASGNTELSAATEQLALSFNEQTSQLVTIASATEQMSTSAEEVGISVRQVAERAGQANEFINNGKVMLGESVSCMTSIKEGVSDLSRTIEQLTNSSLEIGNILNVINDIADQTNLLALNAAIEAARAGEHGRGFAVVADEVRKLAERSQDAIKEIEVIILNLQNESRVASANMDAASGKVENGVVSINNVEDMFESIIEAVTLITDSSMNIESAVNEQNSAIYNINDNVQTLSNGLEQSNGAIGEVSRTIGDLQMQTEELSALVRRFRT